A single window of Vicia villosa cultivar HV-30 ecotype Madison, WI unplaced genomic scaffold, Vvil1.0 ctg.004193F_1_1, whole genome shotgun sequence DNA harbors:
- the LOC131641873 gene encoding ankyrin repeat-containing protein BDA1-like isoform X2: protein MNRKNGDQLKISAETGDIKLLYAVIQDDPSILENIDKIQFVDTPMHIAASRGHLEFATEIMNLKPSFATKLNLQGHSPIHLAMDNFQRAMVSKLVGINKDLVRVKGREGLTPLHFACQNGEVDLLAKFLTACPDSIKDVTVRGESALHIAVKNDQYEALHVLVGWLKENFRRGARKLQNKIYNHKDDAGNTALHISALTSEPKVLQFLVKKTGIKLNAKNLESKTALDLVTTPEKKKILICAKAKSGSKNTKAVVTLAEQLIFLATIIDIRTWMRRIKTDITEEQRNTWLIVATLVATVTYESALSPPGGIFQVEQ, encoded by the exons ATGAACAGAAAAAACGGTGACCAACTGAAAATTTCAGCTGAAACAGGTGACATAAAACTCCTCTATGCAGTAATTCAAGATGATCCATCTATTTTGGAAAACATAGATAAAATCCAATTTGTAGATACTCCTATGCATATCGCTGCATCTAGGGGTCATCTCGAGTTTGCCACTGAAATTATGAATTTGAAACCTTCATTTGCTACGAAGCTAAATTTGCAAGGACACAGCCCCATTCATCTTGCTATGGATAACTTCCAAAGGGCAATGGTGTCTAAGTTGGTTGGCATCAATAAAGATCTTGTTAGAGTTAAAGGAAGAGAAGGCTTGACTCCACTTCATTTTGCGTGTCAAAATGGCGAGGTTGATCTTTTGGCTAAATTCCTCACTGCTTGTCCGGATTCCATTAAAGATGTAACTGTGAGAGGTGAATCTGCTTTGCATATTGCTGTTAAGAATGATCAGTATGAGGCCCTTCATGTACTTGTTGGCTGGCTCAAAGAAAATTTTCGAAGAGGTGCTAGAAAGctgcaaaataaaatatacaaCCACAAAGACGATGCAGGCAACACTGCTTTGCACATTTCAGCCCTTACTAGTGAACCCAAG GTGCTACAATTTCTGGTAAAAAAAACGGGGATAAAATTGAATGCAAAGAATTTGGAGAGCAAAACAGCATTAGATTTGGTAACAACTccagagaagaagaaaatattaATTTGTGCTAAAGCAAAATCTGGCTCAAAAAACACTAAGGCAGTAGTGACACTTGCAGAACAACTAATATTTCTGGCCACAATCATTGATATTCGAACTTGGATGCGTAGAATTAAAACTGATATAACAGAGGAGCAGCGTAACACTTGGTTGATAGTTGCGACTCTTGTTGCAACTGTAACCTATGAATCGGCACTGAGTCCTCCGGGTGGAATTTTCCAG GTGGAGCAGTAG
- the LOC131641873 gene encoding ankyrin repeat-containing protein BDA1-like isoform X1 has product MNRKNGDQLKISAETGDIKLLYAVIQDDPSILENIDKIQFVDTPMHIAASRGHLEFATEIMNLKPSFATKLNLQGHSPIHLAMDNFQRAMVSKLVGINKDLVRVKGREGLTPLHFACQNGEVDLLAKFLTACPDSIKDVTVRGESALHIAVKNDQYEALHVLVGWLKENFRRGARKLQNKIYNHKDDAGNTALHISALTSEPKVLQFLVKKTGIKLNAKNLESKTALDLVTTPEKKKILICAKAKSGSKNTKAVVTLAEQLIFLATIIDIRTWMRRIKTDITEEQRNTWLIVATLVATVTYESALSPPGGIFQVSASDDNNMKVTITDDFFSTRGNAGKSILTKDSFMLFSLMNMFSFCVSIIAILVLTPGGAVARLVIAPVSLFLGCFLIAMPAISPTRENTTILSIPMYSIVLLMIVYLIFMTYDPLKIMKFRYKSSRTQPAADRTAVPRVSTI; this is encoded by the exons ATGAACAGAAAAAACGGTGACCAACTGAAAATTTCAGCTGAAACAGGTGACATAAAACTCCTCTATGCAGTAATTCAAGATGATCCATCTATTTTGGAAAACATAGATAAAATCCAATTTGTAGATACTCCTATGCATATCGCTGCATCTAGGGGTCATCTCGAGTTTGCCACTGAAATTATGAATTTGAAACCTTCATTTGCTACGAAGCTAAATTTGCAAGGACACAGCCCCATTCATCTTGCTATGGATAACTTCCAAAGGGCAATGGTGTCTAAGTTGGTTGGCATCAATAAAGATCTTGTTAGAGTTAAAGGAAGAGAAGGCTTGACTCCACTTCATTTTGCGTGTCAAAATGGCGAGGTTGATCTTTTGGCTAAATTCCTCACTGCTTGTCCGGATTCCATTAAAGATGTAACTGTGAGAGGTGAATCTGCTTTGCATATTGCTGTTAAGAATGATCAGTATGAGGCCCTTCATGTACTTGTTGGCTGGCTCAAAGAAAATTTTCGAAGAGGTGCTAGAAAGctgcaaaataaaatatacaaCCACAAAGACGATGCAGGCAACACTGCTTTGCACATTTCAGCCCTTACTAGTGAACCCAAG GTGCTACAATTTCTGGTAAAAAAAACGGGGATAAAATTGAATGCAAAGAATTTGGAGAGCAAAACAGCATTAGATTTGGTAACAACTccagagaagaagaaaatattaATTTGTGCTAAAGCAAAATCTGGCTCAAAAAACACTAAGGCAGTAGTGACACTTGCAGAACAACTAATATTTCTGGCCACAATCATTGATATTCGAACTTGGATGCGTAGAATTAAAACTGATATAACAGAGGAGCAGCGTAACACTTGGTTGATAGTTGCGACTCTTGTTGCAACTGTAACCTATGAATCGGCACTGAGTCCTCCGGGTGGAATTTTCCAGGTTAGTGCAAGTGATGACAACAACATGAAAGTTACTATTACAGATGATTTCTTTTCTACAAGAGGAAATGCTGGGAAATCGATCTTGACAAAAGATAGTTTCATGCTGTTTTCATTAATGAATATGTTTTCCTTTTGCGTATCAATTATAGCAATATTGGTTCTGACCCCAGGTGGAGCAGTAGCCCGCCTGGTGATAGCTCCGGTCAGTTTGTTTCTTGGTTGCTTTCTAATTGCTATGCCGGCGATATCTCCTACACGTGAGAACACCACTATTCTTTCCATCCCTATGTATTCAATTGTGCTTCTTAtgattgtttatttaatttttatgacgTACGATCCATTGAAGATAATGAAATTCAGATACAAGAGCTCAAGAACTCAACCCGCGGCAGACCGAACCGCTGTACCCCGAGTTTCGACAATATAA